In Agrobacterium sp. RAC06, a single window of DNA contains:
- the ubiE gene encoding bifunctional demethylmenaquinone methyltransferase/2-methoxy-6-polyprenyl-1,4-benzoquinol methylase UbiE — protein sequence MTASRISADGGMETSYGFRQVDEQEKQDLVNDVFHKVAKRYDIMNDVMSAGLHRVWKDALVAALNPRKDQNYKVLDVAGGTGDIAFRIVEASNRMAHATVLDINGSMLGVGAERAEKKGLSPNLTFVEANAESLPFEDNSFDAYTIAFGIRNVPHIDVALSEAFRVLKRGGRLLVLEFSEVELPLLDKVYDVWSFNAIPRFGKMITGDAEPYQYLVESIRKFPNQPDFARMIERAGFSNVRFTNYTGGIAALHSGWKI from the coding sequence ATGACTGCAAGCCGCATTTCCGCCGATGGCGGCATGGAAACCTCCTACGGGTTCCGCCAGGTCGACGAGCAGGAAAAGCAGGACCTGGTCAACGATGTCTTCCACAAGGTGGCCAAACGCTACGACATCATGAACGACGTCATGTCAGCCGGCCTGCACCGTGTCTGGAAGGATGCGCTGGTGGCGGCTCTCAATCCGCGCAAGGATCAGAACTATAAGGTGCTCGACGTCGCCGGCGGCACGGGCGACATCGCCTTCCGTATCGTCGAAGCCTCCAACCGGATGGCGCATGCGACCGTGCTCGACATCAACGGCTCCATGCTGGGCGTCGGTGCCGAGCGGGCGGAGAAGAAGGGGCTTTCCCCCAACCTCACCTTTGTCGAGGCCAATGCCGAAAGCCTGCCCTTCGAGGACAACAGCTTCGACGCCTATACGATCGCGTTTGGCATCCGCAACGTGCCGCATATCGACGTGGCACTGTCGGAAGCCTTCCGGGTCCTGAAGCGGGGCGGACGGCTGCTCGTGCTGGAATTCTCGGAGGTTGAGCTGCCTTTGCTCGACAAGGTCTATGACGTCTGGTCGTTCAATGCGATCCCGCGCTTCGGCAAGATGATCACCGGCGATGCCGAGCCCTACCAGTATCTCGTCGAGTCGATCCGCAAATTCCCCAATCAGCCGGATTTTGCCCGGATGATCGAGCGCGCCGGTTTCTCCAACGTCCGCTTCACCAATTACACCGGCGGCATCGCGGCGCTCCATTCCGGCTGGAAGATCTGA